Proteins co-encoded in one Vicia villosa cultivar HV-30 ecotype Madison, WI unplaced genomic scaffold, Vvil1.0 ctg.000567F_1_1, whole genome shotgun sequence genomic window:
- the LOC131629434 gene encoding glutaredoxin-C9-like, with product MQQAIPYRSYTHTTSTTHFNNVIKPNTLTTNKIQNSINDSSHVFFFDIKENQKTIIRNMVSENAVIVFARHGCCMSHVVKRLLLGLGVNPAVHEVEEKDEADVVKELESIANDDVKVQFPAVFIGGKLFGGLDRIMATHISGELVPILKQAGALWL from the coding sequence ATGCAACAAGCAATTCCTTATAGGTCATATACGCACACCACTTCCACCACTCACTTCAATAATGTTATCAAACCAAACACATTAACaacaaataaaatccaaaattctATCAATGATTCATCTCATGTCTTCTTCTTTGATATTAAGGAAAACCAGAAAACAATAATTCGTAACATGGTATCAGAGAACGCGGTTATAGTCTTCGCTAGGCACGGATGTTGTATGAGCCATGTCGTGAAGCGATTGCTCCTCGGTCTCGGTGTTAATCCGGCTGTACATGAGGTTGAAGAGAAAGATGAAGCTGATGTCGTTAAAGAATTGGAATCAATTGCAAATGATGATGTGAAGGTTCAATTTCCGGCAGTGTTTATAGGTGGAAAATTGTTTGGAGGATTGGATCGAATCATGGCTACTCATATTTCTGGTGAATTGGTCCCTATTCTCAAACAAGCTGGGGCTTTATGGCTCTAA